Proteins found in one Camelus bactrianus isolate YW-2024 breed Bactrian camel chromosome X, ASM4877302v1, whole genome shotgun sequence genomic segment:
- the LOC105081398 gene encoding LOW QUALITY PROTEIN: melanoma-associated antigen B10 (The sequence of the model RefSeq protein was modified relative to this genomic sequence to represent the inferred CDS: inserted 2 bases in 1 codon; deleted 2 bases in 1 codon) yields the protein MPRGQKSKLHTCEKCCQARSETQRLQDVQVTAAAAEAPSPQCLPFGGNLQSSPAAGSGRKYQGSQRAPSTTTTSAGVSCTRYDEGAKSQDEEKPSISQASPSTDYSCRTPLDQKAILLVQFLLHKYNVREPITKEDIMKHVIKRYKEHLHEILRKASXMLLAFGIDVKEVDPTRHCYALVSKFQRTSDERLRGEEITPKTGLLMTILCVIFMKGNCATEEDIWEVLNVMGIYAAKKHLMYGDPKKLITEDLVQERYLEYRQVPNSDPPHYEFLWGPRACAETSKMKVLEFLAKIHNTVPSAFPSWYEEALRDKEERARARAAAMIRTGALVSVRSGANFQGSFSHL from the exons ATGCCTCGGGGACAAAAGAGTAAGCTCCACACCTGTGAGAAATGCTGTCAGGCCAGGAGTGAGACTCAGCGTCTCCAAGATGTTCAGGTcactgcagcagcagcagaa gccccctccccccaatGCCTTCCTTTTGGTGGTAATCTCCAGAGTTCCCCTGCTGCTGGGTCAGGTAGAAAATACCAGGGGTCTCAGAGAGCCCCATCCACTACCACTACTTCTGCAGGTGTTTCATGCACAAGATATGATGAAGGTGCCAAGAGCCAGGATGAAGAAAAACCAAGCATCTCCCAGGCATCACCCAGCACTGATTATTCCTGCAGAACCCCTCTAGACCAGAAGGCAATTCTGTTGGTGCAATTCCTGCTGCACAAGTATAACGTGAGAGAGCCCATTACAAAGGAAGATATTATGAAGCATGTCATCAAAAGGTACAAGGAGCACCTCCATGAGATCCTCAGAAAAGCCTC GATGCTGCTGGCCTTTGGCATTGATGTGAAGGAAGTCGACCCCACCAGGCACTGCTATGCCCTTGTCAGCAAATTCCAGCGCACCAGTGATGAGAGGCTGAGGGGTGAGGAGATCACGCCCAAGACCGGCCTCCTTATGACGATCCTCTGTGTGATCTTCATGAAAGGCAACTGTGCCACTGAGGAGGATATCTGGGAAGTACTCAATGTGATGGGGATATATGCTGCAAAGAAGCACCTCATGTATGGGGACCCCAAGAAGCTCATCACTGAAGATTTGGTGCAGGAAAGATACCTGGAGTACCGCCAGGTGCCCAACAGTGATCCTCCCCACTATGAGTTCCTGTGGGGTCCAAGAGCCTGTGCGGAAACCAGCAAGATGAAAGTCCTTGAGTTCTTGGCTAAGATCCACAATACAGTCCCCAGTGCCTTCCCATCCTGGTATGAAGAGGCTTTGAGAGATAAGGAAGAGAGAGCCCGAGCCAGAGCTGCAGCTATGATTCGCACTGGTGCCTTGGTCAGTGTACGTTCCGGGGCCAATTTTCAGGGCAGCTTCTCCCACCTGTAG